The following are encoded in a window of Labrus bergylta chromosome 16, fLabBer1.1, whole genome shotgun sequence genomic DNA:
- the LOC109992898 gene encoding RUN domain-containing protein 3A-like isoform X2: MESGCIQTAMAMGLTSKKASARSVGVERKNLITVCRFSVKTLLEKYTTEPIDDSSEEFINFAAILEHILSHRFKGSGSWFSSDGQRSFWEYIRLACSKVQNNCIASIENIENISTSGAKGRAWIRVALMEKRLSEYVSTALRDTRTTRRFYDDGAIMLREEATVLTGMLIGLSAIDFSFCLKGETLDGKSPAVIDYTPYLKFTQSYDYLSDEDDRRSVDSSNSEESVPEHPYIPLVTDEESWSNKCRKMEQRFKIVYAQKGYLEELVRLRESQLKNVETENKCLRAKVEELSVQSQQEKKELEAIVLELQAQLSALMPCDSSHLAKDFSIPLVNQWSTIPNNQGDVKLFRRRSFHSLEQLTNEVGLNSDCQKIDGRQNGDAAWSAAGKEDTPSMLGLCGSLASLPSSKSLASLKSSECLVSISTEPSPALSPS; encoded by the exons ATTCTCTGTAAAGACTCTCCTCGAAAAGTACACAACAGAGCCCATAGATGACTCATCAGAGGAGTTCATTAACTTTGCTGCCATTTTAGAGCACATACTAAGCCACCGCTTCAAAG GTTCGGGGAGCTGGTTCAGCTCAGACGGACAGCGCAGCTTCTGGGAATATATCCGGCTGGCATGCAGCAAGGTGCAGAACAACTGCATTGCAAGCATCGAAAACATAGAGAACATCAGCACATCAGGAGCCAAG gGGCGTGCTTGGATTCGAGTAGCGCTGATGGAGAAACGTTTGTCTGAATATGTATCCACTGCTCTGAGGGACACAAGAACAACCAG GAGGTTCTACGATGATGGAGCCATCATGCTGAGAGAGGAGGCCACTGTGCTGACTGGTATGCTGATTGGCCTGAGTGCCATCGACTTCag tttTTGCTTGAAGGGAGAGACTCTGGATGGGAAATCCCCGGCTGTTATTGACTATACACCCTACCTGAAGTTTACTCAGAG CTACGACTACCTGAGCGATGAGGACGACCGCCGCAGTGTGGACAGCAGTAACAGTGAGGAGAGTGTCCCAGAGCATCCCTACATCCCCCTGGTGACCGACGAGGAGAGCTGGAGCAACAAGTGTCGCAAGATGGAGCAAAGGTTTAAGATCGTCTACGCCCAGAAG GGTTACCTGGAGGAGCTGGTCCGCCTGCGAGAGTCACAGCTGAAGAACGTAGAGACAGAGAACAAGTGTCTGAGAGCTAAGGTGGAGGAGCTGAGCGTCCAAAGTcaacaggagaagaaggagcTGGAAGCCATTGTGCTGGAGCTGCAGGCACAACT CTCTGCCCTCATGCCCTGTGATTCCTCCCACCTGGCTAAAGATTTTTCTATCCCGCTGGTCAACCAGTGGTCTACCATCCCAAACAACCAGGGTGATGTCAAGCTTTTCCGCAG GAGGAGTTTTCACAGTTTGGAACAGCTCACCAATGAAGTCGGTCTGAACTCCGACTGCCAGAAAATAGATGGGAGACAGAATGGAGATGCTGCCTGGAGTGCAGCAG GAAAAGAAGACACTCCTTCCATGCTCGGTCTGTGCGGCTCCCTGGCTTCTCTACCGAGCTCCAAGTCCCTGGCCAGCCTCAAGTCCAGCGAGTGTTTGGTCAGCATCAGCACCGAACCCAGCCCTGCGCTTTCTCCCAGCTAG
- the LOC109992898 gene encoding RUN domain-containing protein 3A-like isoform X1, whose translation MESGCIQTAMAMGLTSKKASARSVGVERKNLITVCRFSVKTLLEKYTTEPIDDSSEEFINFAAILEHILSHRFKGNTAGSGSWFSSDGQRSFWEYIRLACSKVQNNCIASIENIENISTSGAKGRAWIRVALMEKRLSEYVSTALRDTRTTRRFYDDGAIMLREEATVLTGMLIGLSAIDFSFCLKGETLDGKSPAVIDYTPYLKFTQSYDYLSDEDDRRSVDSSNSEESVPEHPYIPLVTDEESWSNKCRKMEQRFKIVYAQKGYLEELVRLRESQLKNVETENKCLRAKVEELSVQSQQEKKELEAIVLELQAQLSALMPCDSSHLAKDFSIPLVNQWSTIPNNQGDVKLFRRRSFHSLEQLTNEVGLNSDCQKIDGRQNGDAAWSAAGKEDTPSMLGLCGSLASLPSSKSLASLKSSECLVSISTEPSPALSPS comes from the exons ATTCTCTGTAAAGACTCTCCTCGAAAAGTACACAACAGAGCCCATAGATGACTCATCAGAGGAGTTCATTAACTTTGCTGCCATTTTAGAGCACATACTAAGCCACCGCTTCAAAGGTAACACTGCAG GTTCGGGGAGCTGGTTCAGCTCAGACGGACAGCGCAGCTTCTGGGAATATATCCGGCTGGCATGCAGCAAGGTGCAGAACAACTGCATTGCAAGCATCGAAAACATAGAGAACATCAGCACATCAGGAGCCAAG gGGCGTGCTTGGATTCGAGTAGCGCTGATGGAGAAACGTTTGTCTGAATATGTATCCACTGCTCTGAGGGACACAAGAACAACCAG GAGGTTCTACGATGATGGAGCCATCATGCTGAGAGAGGAGGCCACTGTGCTGACTGGTATGCTGATTGGCCTGAGTGCCATCGACTTCag tttTTGCTTGAAGGGAGAGACTCTGGATGGGAAATCCCCGGCTGTTATTGACTATACACCCTACCTGAAGTTTACTCAGAG CTACGACTACCTGAGCGATGAGGACGACCGCCGCAGTGTGGACAGCAGTAACAGTGAGGAGAGTGTCCCAGAGCATCCCTACATCCCCCTGGTGACCGACGAGGAGAGCTGGAGCAACAAGTGTCGCAAGATGGAGCAAAGGTTTAAGATCGTCTACGCCCAGAAG GGTTACCTGGAGGAGCTGGTCCGCCTGCGAGAGTCACAGCTGAAGAACGTAGAGACAGAGAACAAGTGTCTGAGAGCTAAGGTGGAGGAGCTGAGCGTCCAAAGTcaacaggagaagaaggagcTGGAAGCCATTGTGCTGGAGCTGCAGGCACAACT CTCTGCCCTCATGCCCTGTGATTCCTCCCACCTGGCTAAAGATTTTTCTATCCCGCTGGTCAACCAGTGGTCTACCATCCCAAACAACCAGGGTGATGTCAAGCTTTTCCGCAG GAGGAGTTTTCACAGTTTGGAACAGCTCACCAATGAAGTCGGTCTGAACTCCGACTGCCAGAAAATAGATGGGAGACAGAATGGAGATGCTGCCTGGAGTGCAGCAG GAAAAGAAGACACTCCTTCCATGCTCGGTCTGTGCGGCTCCCTGGCTTCTCTACCGAGCTCCAAGTCCCTGGCCAGCCTCAAGTCCAGCGAGTGTTTGGTCAGCATCAGCACCGAACCCAGCCCTGCGCTTTCTCCCAGCTAG